From the Plectropomus leopardus isolate mb unplaced genomic scaffold, YSFRI_Pleo_2.0 unplaced_scaffold15172, whole genome shotgun sequence genome, the window gtgtgtgtgttttaccagCACTGGCACTGGGAGCCTGATGGGGCAGCGGGCCTTGTAGCGTCTCGCTTTCCTGATGGCAAACTTCTCAGTCGGGGGAGACTTCCCTGCTATCTTCTGCTTGAAACTGGGCACTTGTctacagacaaagagagaataataatattttatttatactttgttttatttatattttatttaaacccGGGAGTCGTGTATAGTGCAAAGtgaataataaatcaaattaaaaaataaaataaaataaatacagttaaagaTCGAGTTGACTTACAGACtttattagttattttcagGGCAAAAAGCAGATTATTaccagaaaaatacaaaaacatgtttgcttttCGTTCAGAGGACGAGGATCATCGAAGGAAGTTTAGTTTGAAACATCAGTATGCACaaactactttaaaataaatgtgtatttcagtgtgtggTGTCAAGCTGTGGAAATATTTAGAGAAGGATTTGAGGCGTAGCAGCAATATCTTTCAGTTAAAACAGTCTATAAGGACATAATAATTTAGACAATATGAAGCTGCCAGGTattctttttttggtgaattgTTGTGTATGgcttttgattattatttttctcgCTCTCATTTTCTTCTCCAAGTATTGATTGCTGAGTAACTGACGGACAGACCGTCTACTTTCATATGCTCGTTTATTTTTGAGAAAGCGGCTCTTAAAATAAGATTTCCTTCTCCCTTCCGCTTTTGGATCATGCAGTGTAATGTACCAAATAACTGGTGGTTTGATttgaattaaaaagtaaaaataaaataaaatgctgtgtgtgtgtgtgtgtgtgtgtgtgtacctgaaGAGGTCTACCTCGTCCTCCCCAAAAGGCCGGGCCTCGTCCTCAGGCAGCATGCTGAGGTACGCAGCtttcatgtaaacatacatggcctgccacagacacacacaaacacctcttAAAAAAGATCAgtgtacattttatatatatatacattattatatttatattcgATCTGAACTCCCTCTGCTCTGCGTCCCGTCTCGGGTTCTGCACCTTGGACCAGCGGCTCTCCTGACTCAGCAGGTCGGCGTAGAAGTACGCCATCTTCCACGCTCGCTTGTAGGTGAAGCACCACATCAGCTCCCAGTAGCACATGTGGTGGAACTGCTTCCACGCCTGCTGGGCCTTGCAGCCGTCTTCAAAGAGCGCCACCGCCTGGCAGCACAGGGACAGGACAGCAGATAGAGCATTAAACGGGgcgttttttaggatttgaggacactggggGCTTCAGGGGTCCGGGGAAATCCTcctttttgatgaacaagctctgtttttatgctgtttttttaaaatgcactttggcaccttatttaccatgaaaaacattattttaactttaattatggattttaatgttaaaaatatgagtTGTTAGTAATTAGTACTGAGCAGTAACAGAATACTTTAGAACCGCTATCAATACACATTTATTGACTTGAGTTGGAAAAAATTAgggactgtttattatttattagtggAGAGGGTGTGGTGGAAAAGGgagaggcatgtcaaataattcttAATGCACTGACAACGGATTTTTGGGGTTCTCTCTTCTGGAAGAGGCATACGACTTTAAATGGCTTTATCTTGGATTCATTGTACTGCCGATTTTTAAAGATTTCCCCGGGGTTCGGAAGGCATGTTTTcgacatgttaaaaaatgttggcattttttttccttttaaatttgtttagggattttttccctttaaaatttgggggattttttttatgttggttttttttctctaaaatgtggtgattttttagatatttacatatttttggcaATGTTTCTCTAAAATTCTCAGATTCAAAttttagattctttttttttctttgaaaaagttttggtgatctttaaagaaaatatgctctCCAAACCTTAC encodes:
- the LOC121964305 gene encoding tetratricopeptide repeat protein 39A-like: MSYMSCRISGTGEGEVTEAERLLKPFRLRYPRGAIFLFFAGRTEEIKGNIDEAVALFEDGCKAQQAWKQFHHMCYWELMWCFTYKRAWKMAYFYADLLSQESRWSKAMYVYMKAAYLSMLPEDEARPFGEDEVDLFRQVPSFKQKIAGKSPPTEKFAIRKARRYKARCPIRLPVPVLEMMYMWNGFSMISKRPQLTEGMMQVLEEAERTLQEAP